The Candidatus Bathyarchaeota archaeon genome includes the window ATTTTCCAGGCAACCAAATGAACTCTGTAGTTGTTGTCGGAGTGCCTTACGCTGAGCCGACGCCACGCGTCAAAGCCCAAATAGATTATTACGAGAAATGTTTCCCCGGGCTGGGTCGCGAATATGGCTATGTATTGCCCGCTATGAAGAAGGCAGCCCAAGCCGCTGGCAGACCAATCCGCACGCTGGAGGACAAAGGCGCTATAATCTTTTTGGATTACCGCTACGCCACTAACTACTGCCGCAGCTTTCTCCCAGCATGGGTAACTAAAGACATGAAAGTGTTACCTGACAAAGCAGGCGTTTTAGCCAGCGAAGTCAGCAGCTTCTTTAAAGTCTAATCTTCTACTTCTTGGAGCTTCTCGTTTAGCCGAACTTTTCCGATGACAAGCCGTTTAGGCTTGGCTGAAACTGCAGTTTGGACCTTCAGCACCTTGCGCTCTGGATTGAGTTCGCGCAATACGCCGATGCCTAAGAATTTGTTTTCGGAACCGTATAGTCCTACGAGTATGCTTTTTTGCGGCTCAAGGTCTTTGGGGACAGCGTTTCTCGGTTCAACGGTCAATTGGCTCATGGGGTAGCACTGCACCTTTGAACCCTGCAAGTAGCGTGCATAACTCATTTCACGCAGGCTCTTGCGTTTCTCAGGACTCCGCGGACTAAGCGCTGAAGACGACTCAACCACAATAAGGTTACTTTCCAAATTAGGAACTAAGGGTGCAAGTTCTTCAGCAACCTGAACACCCACCAAAACATCTGGCTTGAGTTCTTTAACCAGCGACGCCTTATACCTAACTGCGTCATCACCTGAAACCCAACCATCCGTGTTAACAACGACAAAATCAACCTGACGCTGCATAATCTCATTCAACATACCATTGTAGCCCCCAAGGGCTTTAGCAACAGCCATAACAGGAGAAGTGACTCCAGCGAAAAACGCGTTCGCCAACCGCAGATTGTAAAGTTCAGTCACCTGCTTAGAGGTAACTGCGTAACCAACCGTGGCTGACGGCCCAATGTCTGACTGCCCTAAATCGCCATCCAAAACAGCAACCTTGCAGTTAGCCTCAACCAACTTATTTACCATGTAGGTGCAGAAACTGCTTTTTCCAGAATCAGCCTGCCCCACGACCAAAACAACCGCAGGGCGCTTTTCTAAAGCTAAAACCGCTTCCACAGGCTTATTCCATGATGACGGAATCGTATTGCCTTCAACCTCTTGAATACTTGCGCCTGCGCCTAAAGAAATGTCAAAAAGCGCTTCTTCTAAAACGAAAAACGGCAAGCGTTTCCCTACCCTAACTAAAATTTTTGCCTGTTTGATTGGGTAGCCGAACACTTCAGCATTCCCTGAAACAAGCTGAACCGCGGCTGGTCCATCAACTATTAAGGTTCTATCTGGTTTGATTGTTTGCTGCAACGTGTTTTCTCCTTGGAAAGATATGTCCGGATCTTCCGGCTATGCGTATGGCTGAAGAAATGTGCCTTATGCCTCTACTGTGTCCATTCTCCTTTAAGGGCTTGTTGGTTCCCGCCTCGTTAACCACTTCCAGCCCGACCTTGGACGGCAGCGCGCCATCTAACTCTTCGAGCAAATCCTTGTAAAGCGGCACACCATTTCCCATTTTTATAGTAACTGAAGTTTTAGAAAAATCAACATTTCTTACTGTCTTCGTAGTGGTATTGATTACTTCTGGGATGCTGTAGCAGTTGCCTTCCACAATAACCTTCCCATCAGCCACCACCGCCAACCCAACAGCTTCGCCAGGGTCGACGCCGATGATTATACGCTCGTAAACATCCTTTCCTATTAGGATGCGTTTTACCTCGTTAACTAAAACATCAAGCTCCTTTTCGCCTTGAAATATGAGGGTTTTTTCATGCTTAACCTTAGGCTTTTCTTTTTCCGTCGTTATAACCGCTTTCACTTCAGCAGGTATGGCTTCGCCTGGAACTAAGCTGATGAAGGGTATGTTCTGCTCCTTTAACTCGTTGACTATGAGGAAGTACGCCTTGCCCTCAACTGTGGCGACAGCGGCTTTTTCTTTCATAAAGCAATCCTTAAGAGTTATACGTTTAAGTGCAAAACACAATATTAGATTCCAGTTAATAATCCTTGACGTGTAACCCATGGATAAAATCCAGACCAACTGCAAATGCATTGACAGCCACCTCGGCGGAGGCATTTCGCCCCAAACGGTCACGCTCATCTATGGGGAACCTGAAACTGGAAAAACCACGCTTACAATGCAATGCGCCGTTAGCTGCGCCGCCCAGAATCTGAAGGTGCTCTTTGTAGACTGCGATAACACGTTCTCAGCTAAGAGGCTCTCGCAGGTTGCAGGTGACCGCTTTGATGTAGTGGCAGAACGGATTATTCTGGTTAAACCCAAGGATTTTAGGGAGCAAACCGCGCTCATAGACAACATTCAAGAGTACATAAGCCAAAACTTTGGCTTAATCATCATTGACACCTTCACTTCGCTGTACAGCGCAAGAGTCGCTGAAACATCTAAAGCGTTTAGCGTAAACCGCGAGTTGAACAGGCAACTTGCCATTTTGGCGCAAACCGCAAAAATCCGCAAAATCCCAGTCATAATAACCAGCCAAGTGCGCAGCGTTTTCGATGAGCAAAGCTCAAGCGTTAGGCCTGTGGCGACGAGGGTTCTCAAATTTTGGGCTGACATAATAATTAACCTTAAGCCAGCGGATTACCCTCAAACGATAAAAGCGGTCATCGAGAAACCTCAAGAAAACATGCAGGAAGCCACCTGCTACATACAAATAGGTGAAGCGGGAATACAAGATACTGAATTCCACTGAAAAAATGGTTGAAAAACTGCATGGACATACTGCTGCTAATTGCCCAAGCCTTAATTTTTATTTTCCCAGCCTACTGTGCCAACGCGACGCCAGTGCTTGCGGGAGGCGGCACACGCATGGATTTCGGACGCAACTTCATTGACGGCAAACGCATCTTCGGGAACAACAAAACTTTTCGCGGCTTCTTCTTCGGCTGGGCGGTGGGCTTTGGCGTAGGTTTAGTTGAGGGTTTAGTTTTTGGCTTTGACAAATACCCGGTGCTGTTTAGTGTGCTGATTCCGCTGGGTGCACTCTTAGGCGACTTGACGGGCGCTTTCATAAAAAGGAGATTAAACATTGCGCCGGGGGGGCTGTTGCCAGTTGTGGACCAAATTGACTTCGTGGTTGGCGCAGTTGTGTTTGCGCTTCCTTTGAGTCTGATAAGTTGGCAGGGTTTGAGTTGGGAAGTGGCGGTTGTGGTTTTGCTGATTACTCCGCCGATTCACTTGTTTACTAATTTCTTGGCTTACAAGTTGAAGCTGAAAAAGAACCCTTGGTAGCATCACTATGGTGCTTTAAAGGAAGTATTTTGGCTTCTAAGGTTGCTATGAGCCTGCTTTGGATAGAATTGCTCCTTCCAAGAATATGTATGCCAGCAACAGGAATGTTACGCCTATGATTAGCATCATGTAGGCTTGTCTGGGGTTGTAAGCGCTTTTTGTGCTTCTGTAAATCGCTAATAGTCCAATGAATCCGAGTGCGTAGAGGGTTATTGAAATGATGGTGTCAGCAATGAACTGACCACTGAGGCTTGGGTAGATGAAAAGGAACCGTCCACTGTAGTAGCCTGAGGCTTGTGGCTGTGTAATTAGGGTAAACAAGCCACCGCCGAAGAGAAAGATAGCATAAGAGATTCCTGCTATAGTGACTAGGGCTGCTGAAGGTGCGTTTGTGGAGAGTTTACGGAACCATCTGCTCAGCGAAAACGGTACAGACGAGGATCTTGCCTGTTCTTGTTTTTTCTTCATTTTATATGATGACATTCTTGGTTCTCGTCCTTGATTAGGTGCTTTATTACTTCTTTAGCCCATTCTCCAGTTAATGAATTTTTCTGAATCTCAACGAGATATTGCCTCCAAGAAACGTTTGACGCCCTCTCCCAAACGTCAAATTTCTCCAATATGTTCTTATAAGCCAACAAATGCAGGGCACAGAAACCGTTTTCTTGCGCTTCTCTTTCACATATTTTGCATTTCATGTTTGCGTGTCTCCTTTGCTGGGCAGTCAGGATTGAGGCATAACTCCCAAGACTTTTTACCTTTAAACCAGACATGCACAGTAGGCCAATGACATGTTCTGCAAACGCTGCTTGACGGTTTCACGGTGCCGCCTTGGGGTAATGGATAAGACGCGTTACATTTTCCCTCAAAATAGTTTGTGCAACCTGCAAAACGTTTACCAGTTTTCTTGGAGTGTAGAATTACAAGTTTTCCGTCAGCGCATCGTGGGCAGGCTCCAATGGTTAGTTGCTCTATCCTTGCTTTTTGTAGCGCTTTACTTAACTGGGTGCCGATTGCGTTTTCGTTCACTTTTAGCTCATGAAGGACAGGTTTAAGCGTGGACACGGCACTTTGAAGGACGTTTGCCTTTGTTTCGTTACCCTCTTGTATTTTATTCATTTGTTCTTCCAGCGTTCTTGTCAGCTCTGGCGAGACGATTTTTGGGCAGTATTTTGAGAGGACTTCTATAACTTCGAAACCAAGGTCACTTATGGTTATGTTGCCTGTTCCCTGCAGGTATTTGCGGTCATAGAGGGTTTGTATCGTTGCCGCGCGTGTGGCTTTGGTTCCAATTTCCTCTTTTTCCATCTTCTGCAGAAGTATGCGTGGATTATACCGTGGAGGCGGTTTAGTGAACTGCTCGTTTAAAACTACCTGCTTAACGCTTACTTTTTCATCTTCGGCAATGGGCGGCAGAGAAGTGTCCTTCAACTGGACATAGGGTTTGTAAAACTTGAGCCAGCCCTCCATCAACGTCCGTGCGCCATTCAAAAGAAAAGCGTGTCCGTTTATACCAATGGTCACGTTTACGCTTTGGCGGATTGCAGGTTCACCAAACACCGCCATGAACCGTTTAACAATAAGGTCGAAGATGTTTCTTTCTGCAGTCGCAAGCGGTTTTTCAGGCAGATTTCCAGTCGGGTAAATGGCTGGGTGCGCAGGGTCAAACTTTTTGCCTTCGTTAGGTTTCAACTTCGGTTTAGAGAGGAGTTCAGCGGCATATGTTGCGTAAGCAGGAGTTTTTGATAGTTTCTTTAGTATTGTTTTGTAGCCGATTGCTGGTGGAAGTTTTTGGCTGCTTGTGCGAGGATAAGAAATTAACGCGCCTAAGTACAGATGTTGGGCGATGTTTGAGGTGCGCATAGGTGTGTACTTGAATACTCGGTAGGCTTCACTCTGCAAGGTGCCTAAGTCAAAGGGTAGCGGCGGATTCTGCGCAAACTCTTCTATTGCAACCTTGTCTATTTGTCCTTCTTTGGTTTTGCAAGCGTCCCTTATGGTTGTGGCTTCTGCCAAAGAATCAATGATTTTTTCGTATTGGACTTCGAAAGCAGTGTTATGTATGCTTATTTTTGCAGTTATGGTCCAGTAAGGCGTCGGGACAAAAGAGTTAATGGTTTTTTCTCGTTTTTCTATGAATTTGAGGGTTGGTCCCTGCACTCTGCCCGTGCTCAGTGTTGCGTATTTTCCGCTATTTGCTTTTGCCGCTGAGGTTAGGGCTCTGGAGAGGTTTATGCCGTATAACCAGTCAATTTCATGACGGGTTAATCCCGCTTCGATGAGGGCGAAGTCTAGTTGGGGCAACAGGTGCGCGTACGCTTCTTGCAGTTCCTCCACTGTTAGGGTTGAATATTTCATCCGTTTAGCAGTCTTTTCTTTGCCACCACAAGCATACTTGAGTATAGTGTAGCCTATGATACTGCCTTCCACATCGAAGTCGCAAGCGTCCACAAAGACATCAGCATTTTCTGCTAGCTCAGCAATCACTTTGAGCCAAACACGAATCCTTGAGGCATCACGCTCGGCTTGGTAGCGGGGAACCCAATGGTAATCAAAAACAGGAAACTCACGCTTGCCCTTGCTGGTAACTGTATAGAGGTGTCCTAACGCTGGAACCACAACTATGTCGCCGTTTCTGTAGGCTTCATAATATGGCACGCCTCTGCTGACGGCTTTTTTGGGTGCGCTATTCGTGTCTATCGCCAATGCTATTCTGTTTGCTGCATCAGGCTTTTCTGTTATGACCAGAGTATATTTTTTCAAGCGCTGTTAACCCGCTATCAATGCAATGTTTCTCTCAGCCACATAAGCTTTACAGAAAAAGCTATCTGCTCAACAGCAAGTCAGCGGTTAGGTTTTCTAGCAACCAATAAATATTTCATAAATATGTAACTACGGAGAGGTATTGGGATGCCGCAACGTGTCATCTGCCATGGATGCAACCATGTTTTGTATGAAGGGGTTGAGCTTAAACCGCCAGATGAAGTTATTCAAGAGAATGGTGGAAAATGTCCAAAATGCAACAAGAAGTTGTCTTTGTTGCCCATAGATGTGGAAGTTAAACCTGTAAGTAAGCGTTGAACCAAAATTGGCGGCTTCCATAAAAAAATATAGTGATTTGTCAGTTGAAACGCATTGGGAGAAAGCTGCAAAAACAAGAATGGGCAAATACTTAACAAAAATTGAAACCGATTTTATTTCTAAATCAGTAGACCTCTCCCAAGAAAACATTGCTGTCATGGATGTTGGTGCAGAAGCGGGACGTTTTTCATTATTGCCAGAAACCAGCAAAGCTACAGTTGTAAGTGTTGATTTGGATTCTTATGCGCTAAGACGGCTCAAGTTAAAGACTAACCAAGTTAATGTTATCCAAGCCGATGCAAGAAATCTCCCCTTGAAAGAAGAACTGTTTGATATAGTTTTCATGATTGAGGTTCTCGACTATATCCCTGACGTAGAAGCTGCTTTTGCAGAGGCAAAGCGAACTTTGAAGCCAAACGCTTCCTGTGTTTTATCTTTTGGTAACAAATCCAGTTTAAAAGCAAAAATAAAAGCAATGCAAGGAAAACCTTATCGCCATTCCTACAAAGAAGTCATGCAGAAGCTGTCTAAAACAGGGTTCATGATAAAAAGCAAGAAAGGGTATAGTTGGTTACTCTTTGGCAGAACTTCTCAAAGCCCGCTGGTGCCAATTTTTA containing:
- a CDS encoding Clp1/GlmU family protein; translation: MQQTIKPDRTLIVDGPAAVQLVSGNAEVFGYPIKQAKILVRVGKRLPFFVLEEALFDISLGAGASIQEVEGNTIPSSWNKPVEAVLALEKRPAVVLVVGQADSGKSSFCTYMVNKLVEANCKVAVLDGDLGQSDIGPSATVGYAVTSKQVTELYNLRLANAFFAGVTSPVMAVAKALGGYNGMLNEIMQRQVDFVVVNTDGWVSGDDAVRYKASLVKELKPDVLVGVQVAEELAPLVPNLESNLIVVESSSALSPRSPEKRKSLREMSYARYLQGSKVQCYPMSQLTVEPRNAVPKDLEPQKSILVGLYGSENKFLGIGVLRELNPERKVLKVQTAVSAKPKRLVIGKVRLNEKLQEVED
- a CDS encoding class I SAM-dependent methyltransferase, coding for MAASIKKYSDLSVETHWEKAAKTRMGKYLTKIETDFISKSVDLSQENIAVMDVGAEAGRFSLLPETSKATVVSVDLDSYALRRLKLKTNQVNVIQADARNLPLKEELFDIVFMIEVLDYIPDVEAAFAEAKRTLKPNASCVLSFGNKSSLKAKIKAMQGKPYRHSYKEVMQKLSKTGFMIKSKKGYSWLLFGRTSQSPLVPIFTAFEKYLGLRRVVRFSPWVIIHVLKPA
- a CDS encoding AAA family ATPase — encoded protein: MDKIQTNCKCIDSHLGGGISPQTVTLIYGEPETGKTTLTMQCAVSCAAQNLKVLFVDCDNTFSAKRLSQVAGDRFDVVAERIILVKPKDFREQTALIDNIQEYISQNFGLIIIDTFTSLYSARVAETSKAFSVNRELNRQLAILAQTAKIRKIPVIITSQVRSVFDEQSSSVRPVATRVLKFWADIIINLKPADYPQTIKAVIEKPQENMQEATCYIQIGEAGIQDTEFH
- a CDS encoding OST3/OST6 family protein, producing the protein MSSYKMKKKQEQARSSSVPFSLSRWFRKLSTNAPSAALVTIAGISYAIFLFGGGLFTLITQPQASGYYSGRFLFIYPSLSGQFIADTIISITLYALGFIGLLAIYRSTKSAYNPRQAYMMLIIGVTFLLLAYIFLEGAILSKAGS
- the topA gene encoding DNA topoisomerase I, translated to MKKYTLVITEKPDAANRIALAIDTNSAPKKAVSRGVPYYEAYRNGDIVVVPALGHLYTVTSKGKREFPVFDYHWVPRYQAERDASRIRVWLKVIAELAENADVFVDACDFDVEGSIIGYTILKYACGGKEKTAKRMKYSTLTVEELQEAYAHLLPQLDFALIEAGLTRHEIDWLYGINLSRALTSAAKANSGKYATLSTGRVQGPTLKFIEKREKTINSFVPTPYWTITAKISIHNTAFEVQYEKIIDSLAEATTIRDACKTKEGQIDKVAIEEFAQNPPLPFDLGTLQSEAYRVFKYTPMRTSNIAQHLYLGALISYPRTSSQKLPPAIGYKTILKKLSKTPAYATYAAELLSKPKLKPNEGKKFDPAHPAIYPTGNLPEKPLATAERNIFDLIVKRFMAVFGEPAIRQSVNVTIGINGHAFLLNGARTLMEGWLKFYKPYVQLKDTSLPPIAEDEKVSVKQVVLNEQFTKPPPRYNPRILLQKMEKEEIGTKATRAATIQTLYDRKYLQGTGNITISDLGFEVIEVLSKYCPKIVSPELTRTLEEQMNKIQEGNETKANVLQSAVSTLKPVLHELKVNENAIGTQLSKALQKARIEQLTIGACPRCADGKLVILHSKKTGKRFAGCTNYFEGKCNASYPLPQGGTVKPSSSVCRTCHWPTVHVWFKGKKSWELCLNPDCPAKETRKHEMQNM
- a CDS encoding CDP-2,3-bis-(O-geranylgeranyl)-sn-glycerol synthase, whose translation is MDILLLIAQALIFIFPAYCANATPVLAGGGTRMDFGRNFIDGKRIFGNNKTFRGFFFGWAVGFGVGLVEGLVFGFDKYPVLFSVLIPLGALLGDLTGAFIKRRLNIAPGGLLPVVDQIDFVVGAVVFALPLSLISWQGLSWEVAVVVLLITPPIHLFTNFLAYKLKLKKNPW